The following proteins are encoded in a genomic region of Arachis ipaensis cultivar K30076 chromosome B02, Araip1.1, whole genome shotgun sequence:
- the LOC107625016 gene encoding vacuolar protein sorting-associated protein 2 homolog 3, translating into MKNIFSKKPSPKEVLRESKREMANATRGIEKEISALQLEEKKLVAEIKRTAKTGNEAATKILARQLIRLRQQIANLQGSRAQMRGIATHTQAMHAQSSIAVGMKGATKAMAAMNKQMAPAKQAKTIQEFQKQSAQMDMTTEMMSDAIDEALDDDEAEDETEELTNQVLDEIGVDVASQLSAAPKGRIKSKNTENVGSSGIDELEERLAALRNP; encoded by the exons GGCAAATGCTACTAGAG GTATAGAGAAGGAAATTAGTGCATTGCAATTGGAA GAAAAGAAGCTTGTTGCTGAGATAAAGAGAACTGCTAAGACAGGAAATGAG GCTGCAACTAAAATTCTAGCGCGGCAGTTGATCAGGCTTAGGCAACAAATAGCTAATCTTCAAGGTAGTCGAGCTCAGATGAGGGGCATAGCAACTCACACACAG GCGATGCATGCTCAGTCTTCCATTGCTGTTGGCATGAAAGGTGCCACTAAGGCAATGGCAGCTATGAATAAG CAAATGGCACCTGCAAAGCAGGCCAAAACTATACAGGAGTTCCAGAAACAATCAGCACAAATGGATATGACC ACTGAAATGATGTCGGATGCCATAGATGAAGCCTTGGATGATGATGAAGCTGAAGACGAGACTGAAGAGCTGACAAATCAG GTGCTTGATGAAATTGGCGTTGACGTCGCCTCACAG TTATCAGCAGCCCCCAAAGGGAGAATCAAATCAAAGAATACCGAAAATGTTGGCAG CTCTGGCATTGATGAACTTGAGGAACGTTTGGCCGCTCTTAGAAACCCATAA